The following are from one region of the Deinococcus terrestris genome:
- a CDS encoding DUF5946 family protein: protein MTPACPGCGLKLDHVDGVAPENYSASPACWATYGELTAYNMQRADPGFLHQLAVDAYAAQHDGPSSKAIATAFGLIGLYLTFEQGFNGREVQHAHAVLAGSRHDWPRLAAPPSRGGMTVADVMAAPEGDERDDRLREWARQVWLAWSEHHAIVGGWLPDPQRLKRPSRWGSAHP from the coding sequence ATGACTCCTGCCTGCCCCGGTTGTGGATTGAAGCTCGACCATGTGGATGGCGTGGCGCCGGAGAACTACAGCGCTTCTCCCGCGTGCTGGGCGACGTATGGGGAGCTGACGGCCTACAACATGCAGCGCGCCGATCCGGGCTTTCTCCACCAATTGGCCGTGGACGCCTACGCCGCACAACATGACGGTCCCAGCTCCAAAGCCATCGCCACGGCGTTCGGTCTCATCGGCCTGTACCTGACGTTCGAGCAGGGCTTCAATGGGCGGGAAGTTCAGCACGCGCACGCGGTGCTCGCGGGATCCCGACACGACTGGCCCCGACTCGCGGCGCCGCCGTCACGTGGGGGCATGACCGTGGCCGATGTGATGGCCGCGCCGGAAGGGGACGAGCGAGATGACCGACTCCGTGAGTGGGCTCGCCAGGTGTGGCTGGCCTGGAGCGAGCATCACGCCATTGTCGGGGGGTGGCTCCCTGACCCGCAGCGGCTGAAGCGCCCCAGTCGCTGGGGGTCAGCTCACCCCTGA
- a CDS encoding MerR family transcriptional regulator, whose product MADLLTIGEVAKRAGVSVQTLRHYDRLGLLVPTRVSPSGYRLYSEEDCTRLELLRALRGAHFDLETIAGLLEGTCSPAQAVSLQLEVLEMQQRGLQRQQVLLRAVSRGQPEFILPRLGRLQNLARLGALERETFLATHLKRAMDGQTGHPEVWRAAVEDLPEDLTEEGLEAWLELAELVTDAGFQRTLGNQTRPVPGVPAEQVEAWGNAVQALLILGRGAVGEQRDPADAVAQAQLRAGLETLAQMMGRQADRQFIRWFLEYMQSVSDPRMDRYWRLVAHLKGWTYTPVYAQGIRWLLDALAYAASP is encoded by the coding sequence GTGGCTGACCTGCTGACGATTGGCGAGGTGGCGAAACGCGCCGGGGTGAGTGTGCAAACCCTGCGTCACTACGACCGCCTTGGCCTGCTGGTCCCCACCCGGGTCAGTCCCTCCGGTTACCGCCTGTACTCGGAGGAGGACTGCACCCGGTTGGAACTGCTGCGCGCACTGCGGGGAGCGCACTTCGATCTGGAGACCATCGCGGGTCTGCTGGAAGGTACCTGCTCCCCCGCCCAGGCCGTCTCTTTGCAGTTGGAAGTCTTGGAGATGCAGCAGCGGGGGCTGCAACGCCAGCAGGTGCTGCTGCGGGCCGTGTCGCGCGGCCAACCGGAGTTCATCCTGCCCCGGCTGGGCCGACTCCAGAACCTGGCCCGCCTGGGGGCGCTGGAGCGTGAAACCTTCCTGGCCACCCACCTGAAACGCGCCATGGACGGGCAGACCGGCCACCCCGAGGTCTGGCGGGCGGCGGTGGAAGACCTGCCCGAAGACCTCACCGAGGAGGGGCTGGAAGCCTGGCTGGAGTTGGCGGAGCTGGTGACCGACGCGGGCTTCCAGCGAACCCTGGGGAATCAGACGCGGCCGGTGCCGGGAGTGCCGGCAGAGCAGGTGGAGGCCTGGGGCAACGCGGTCCAGGCCCTGTTGATCCTGGGGCGGGGGGCGGTGGGGGAGCAGCGCGATCCGGCGGACGCCGTGGCCCAGGCCCAACTGAGGGCAGGCCTGGAAACGCTCGCCCAGATGATGGGGCGCCAGGCAGACCGCCAGTTCATTCGCTGGTTTCTGGAGTACATGCAGTCCGTCTCCGATCCCCGGATGGACCGTTACTGGAGGCTGGTGGCTCACCTCAAGGGCTGGACGTACACCCCGGTCTACGCCCAGGGGATACGCTGGTTACTCGACGCGTTGGCGTATGCGGCCTCACCTTGA
- a CDS encoding DUF2268 domain-containing protein has protein sequence MTVQIIDTLAGQRAALETGSLDLFRSRVMEPIAPFWQTMLSRRPVGEGTTDPALEVAGAWGFYSPLDDREAGLEAIAAFEAAGTAQQCADAVHRGFDALDPGGHGFEVDLQFAFLLGHLRVLKRDYGAYTGAHTPSFAMVTGWPDPVGTPRLPVAAAHELNHVVRFAYEPWTPETTVGQYLVAEGLAEAFGVEVLGDPGLVGPYSAALSPEQLAAVKPRFRDALDLSGFPVLQGYIFGDWAAEQFGYPKQGLPDYAGYSLGYQVVRAYLNNTGRSAAEATYVPWREIVEQSGYFEG, from the coding sequence ATGACCGTTCAGATCATCGACACCCTGGCGGGTCAAAGAGCCGCCCTGGAAACGGGGTCGCTCGACCTTTTCCGAAGCCGCGTGATGGAACCCATCGCACCGTTCTGGCAAACCATGCTCAGCCGCCGACCCGTGGGCGAAGGGACTACCGATCCTGCCCTGGAAGTGGCGGGTGCCTGGGGATTCTACAGCCCGCTCGATGATCGGGAGGCGGGCCTGGAGGCCATCGCTGCGTTCGAGGCAGCGGGGACGGCCCAGCAGTGCGCAGACGCGGTGCATCGGGGATTTGACGCCCTCGATCCGGGCGGGCACGGCTTCGAGGTGGACCTTCAGTTCGCGTTCCTGCTCGGCCATTTGCGCGTGCTCAAACGCGACTATGGGGCGTACACTGGAGCCCACACGCCGAGCTTTGCGATGGTGACGGGCTGGCCCGATCCCGTGGGCACGCCGCGCTTGCCGGTGGCGGCGGCGCACGAACTCAACCATGTCGTGCGCTTCGCCTACGAGCCGTGGACACCTGAGACCACCGTCGGTCAGTACTTGGTCGCCGAGGGACTGGCCGAGGCCTTCGGGGTCGAGGTGCTCGGTGATCCGGGCCTGGTGGGACCGTACTCGGCGGCCCTCAGCCCCGAGCAGCTCGCGGCGGTCAAACCACGCTTTCGGGACGCGCTGGACCTCAGCGGCTTCCCTGTGTTGCAGGGGTACATTTTCGGGGATTGGGCAGCGGAGCAGTTCGGCTACCCCAAGCAGGGTCTGCCGGATTACGCGGGCTACTCGCTTGGCTATCAGGTCGTGCGGGCCTACCTGAACAACACGGGACGGTCCGCGGCGGAAGCGACGTACGTTCCGTGGCGTGAGATTGTCGAACAGTCAGGGTACTTCGAAGGGTAG
- a CDS encoding HEAT repeat domain-containing protein: MDIKIGELARRTGLTIRTLRHYDALGLLKPSGRTRAAYRLYSPTDLTRLLHIQSLKTLGLTLPEIGRALDDPAYDAQEALRQHIEVLETRITQERQLVRRLRALQGAAEVGWTEVAQTIALTQRIARQVGHFMQAAQDIAGQLSLSEEQLQSLQNQPRDAGSDDWETLLIDVFTALEVSLPSTSPEAQTLATRWQQLVRQTTADRPEVAQAIGQAYEHHLPADLHAAWTFISEALSSQPDGATMTNSSAVTDLLHPDKNVRIRAALDLGAAQHRAALPELIGRLGSEPDFFVRENLTWATVRMGPDAVPLLLKLLESPDAATRLQAVHTLSKIADPASAGALNRVVHDPDDEVARKAIFALGQMGNPEALSTLMAGIGHPDPERRTTLSTALVAFGEAALRPLLETLRHPDGQKRTHAADVLGLLGDPVAAPALTEALLDDTWEVRFAALSALGHLPGEDARRGIEQAAQVADPRLRAVAQRLLADRPEQAGSLRERLERRRVQGQRTQA; encoded by the coding sequence GTGGACATCAAAATCGGGGAACTGGCCCGGCGAACGGGTCTGACCATCCGCACCCTGCGCCATTACGACGCCCTAGGCCTGCTCAAGCCCAGCGGACGTACCCGGGCGGCCTACCGCCTGTACTCGCCCACTGACCTGACCCGTCTGCTGCACATCCAGAGCCTGAAAACGCTGGGCTTGACCCTGCCAGAGATTGGGCGGGCGCTAGACGATCCGGCCTACGACGCGCAGGAGGCTCTGCGGCAGCACATTGAGGTGTTGGAGACGCGCATCACCCAGGAGCGCCAACTGGTCCGCCGTCTGCGAGCCTTGCAGGGGGCCGCCGAGGTCGGCTGGACCGAGGTGGCGCAGACCATCGCGCTGACCCAACGCATTGCCCGGCAGGTGGGGCACTTTATGCAGGCGGCACAGGACATCGCGGGCCAGCTTTCCCTAAGTGAGGAACAGCTCCAGAGCCTCCAGAACCAGCCCCGGGATGCTGGCAGCGACGACTGGGAGACACTCCTGATCGATGTGTTCACGGCGCTGGAGGTCAGTCTTCCCTCCACTTCACCCGAAGCGCAGACACTGGCGACGCGCTGGCAGCAGCTCGTCAGGCAGACCACGGCTGACCGCCCCGAGGTCGCCCAGGCCATCGGCCAGGCCTACGAACACCACCTTCCGGCGGACTTGCACGCCGCCTGGACCTTTATCTCGGAGGCCCTGTCCTCCCAGCCAGACGGAGCCACGATGACGAACTCAAGCGCGGTGACTGACCTCCTCCACCCTGACAAGAATGTCCGCATCCGGGCAGCCCTGGACCTGGGGGCCGCTCAGCACCGGGCAGCCTTGCCGGAATTAATCGGGCGGCTGGGCAGTGAGCCGGATTTCTTCGTGCGCGAGAACCTGACCTGGGCCACCGTGCGGATGGGTCCGGACGCCGTGCCGCTCCTCCTTAAGTTGCTGGAGAGCCCAGACGCCGCGACCCGTTTGCAGGCGGTCCATACCCTCAGCAAGATCGCCGATCCCGCGAGTGCGGGCGCCTTGAACCGGGTGGTTCACGACCCGGATGACGAGGTGGCCCGCAAAGCCATCTTCGCCCTGGGACAGATGGGCAACCCGGAGGCCCTGAGCACGCTGATGGCAGGTATAGGCCATCCAGACCCTGAGCGGCGCACCACGCTGAGCACGGCCCTGGTGGCATTCGGTGAAGCCGCGCTGCGTCCGTTGCTGGAGACGCTCCGGCACCCGGACGGACAGAAACGGACCCATGCCGCAGACGTTCTGGGGTTGCTGGGCGATCCGGTCGCGGCGCCAGCCTTGACCGAAGCCCTACTGGACGATACCTGGGAGGTGCGGTTCGCGGCCCTCAGTGCCCTGGGTCATCTTCCGGGTGAGGACGCTCGGCGGGGCATCGAGCAGGCTGCACAGGTGGCGGACCCCCGGCTGCGGGCAGTGGCTCAGCGCCTGCTCGCTGACCGTCCTGAACAGGCAGGTTCTCTTCGCGAGAGGCTCGAACGGCGCCGCGTGCAGGGCCAGCGCACCCAGGCATGA
- a CDS encoding replication initiator protein A gives MTTIKGVDNARINELDLARAGIVSASQAAPKEHEWVSEFEANGVHYRVEGHAHRGRPYGLDGDILLALQTLFFRAGCPENNRVRVPPAVLLTMTGLSRSAKDYVRLREGLLRIASVRWELTTRSLGKYRPEDNRTASTGLISDLWLDNDEGMAPLPGVRVSADSHVDVVFTATFAALIRDGLYQILDGDLMARLGSTPSRALYRCLAAHRIRGEHLTQELRVNLRDWLEACGMRGRTDAALRSLEASHERLIAEGYLDAVEDEGRGTRRFLTYRFRAAAHPELVAELKTRGVVPGVAATLSADYPERVRPAIHAVEFRMQGGWKPRSLAAAVVDAVKNPEKYGYALPDASPVVKRKRQAKPRPDAAVPGHNVPSDPRELVRSLLRVKLKREASAAALQALAELSPEGLATLRQALTSQPTAQALAFTTAVLHEPL, from the coding sequence ATGACTACAATCAAGGGCGTGGACAACGCGCGGATCAACGAACTCGACCTCGCGCGGGCGGGCATCGTGAGTGCGTCCCAGGCCGCACCCAAAGAACACGAGTGGGTGTCCGAATTCGAGGCAAATGGGGTGCATTACCGGGTGGAGGGACACGCGCACCGGGGGAGACCCTATGGGTTGGACGGTGACATCCTGCTGGCGTTGCAAACCCTGTTCTTCCGGGCGGGCTGTCCGGAGAACAACCGCGTGCGGGTGCCTCCAGCGGTGCTGCTCACGATGACCGGCCTGTCACGTTCTGCCAAGGATTACGTTCGGCTGCGCGAGGGGCTGCTGCGGATCGCGTCCGTACGCTGGGAACTCACCACGCGCTCCCTGGGCAAGTACCGTCCAGAGGACAACCGCACGGCCTCCACCGGCCTGATCTCGGACCTGTGGTTGGACAATGATGAAGGGATGGCGCCCCTGCCCGGCGTACGCGTGAGTGCCGACTCCCACGTCGATGTCGTGTTCACGGCCACCTTCGCGGCGTTGATTCGCGACGGCCTGTACCAGATTCTCGACGGGGACTTGATGGCGCGGCTCGGGAGTACGCCCAGCCGCGCCCTGTACCGCTGTCTGGCCGCTCACCGCATCCGGGGGGAGCACCTGACGCAGGAACTGCGGGTGAACCTGCGCGACTGGTTGGAAGCCTGCGGAATGCGGGGGCGAACGGACGCGGCCCTGCGGTCTTTGGAGGCCTCGCACGAACGCCTGATCGCGGAGGGGTATCTGGATGCCGTCGAGGATGAGGGCCGGGGCACGCGGAGATTCCTCACGTACCGCTTCCGTGCGGCGGCGCACCCGGAACTGGTCGCGGAACTCAAGACCCGTGGGGTGGTGCCGGGGGTGGCCGCAACGCTCTCGGCGGATTACCCGGAACGTGTACGCCCGGCGATTCACGCGGTGGAATTCCGCATGCAGGGCGGCTGGAAACCCCGGTCCCTGGCAGCGGCGGTGGTGGATGCGGTCAAAAACCCGGAGAAGTACGGGTACGCCTTGCCGGATGCCTCGCCCGTCGTCAAGCGCAAGCGCCAGGCCAAGCCCCGGCCGGATGCTGCCGTCCCTGGACACAACGTGCCATCAGACCCCCGGGAACTGGTGCGGTCGCTGCTCCGGGTCAAGCTGAAGCGAGAAGCGTCAGCCGCCGCGTTGCAGGCCCTGGCGGAGTTGTCTCCTGAAGGCCTCGCCACGCTGCGCCAGGCGCTGACGTCACAGCCGACCGCACAAGCGTTGGCGTTTACCACGGCCGTGCTCCACGAACCCCTCTGA
- a CDS encoding HD-GYP domain-containing protein, translated as MPPDLDTLLREQPDPHHAQRVAHLACLTAPHLRLNPHHAFVAGLLHDLGKLGLPPGLLEAPRRLTPHELAHVRRHPRLGAQMTARLWPDCPPCVLHAIAYHHEREHGGGYPHGLSDLPPLTALIAACDVWDALTSERPYRPAIPPTEAQALLEQERLPITTVQGIGQDPEILVR; from the coding sequence ATGCCGCCGGACCTCGACACCCTCCTCCGCGAGCAACCCGACCCCCACCACGCCCAGCGCGTCGCCCACCTCGCCTGCCTCACCGCCCCCCACCTCCGCCTCAACCCCCACCACGCCTTTGTCGCCGGACTCCTCCACGACCTCGGCAAACTCGGCCTCCCCCCCGGTCTGCTGGAGGCCCCCAGGCGCCTGACCCCCCACGAACTCGCCCACGTCCGCCGCCACCCCCGCCTCGGTGCCCAGATGACCGCCCGCCTCTGGCCCGACTGCCCCCCCTGCGTCCTCCACGCCATCGCCTACCACCACGAACGCGAACACGGCGGCGGCTACCCCCACGGCCTCTCCGATCTTCCCCCCCTCACCGCCCTGATCGCCGCCTGCGACGTCTGGGACGCCCTCACCAGCGAACGCCCCTACCGCCCCGCCATCCCCCCCACCGAAGCTCAGGCGCTCCTCGAACAAGAACGCCTCCCCATCACCACCGTCCAGGGGATAGGACAAGATCCGGAAATTTTAGTACGCTAA
- a CDS encoding Tn3 family transposase, with product MTAHPSPLFTAAQRGQFTRFPQTDERILSRYYLLDAADLRLVRERRRDFNELGFAVQLTVLRHLGRALRPGETPPGEVLAFLAEQLRVDPACYTQYAARDPTRREHFAALCQRLGYRELSRHQGAELRDWLVTVAVVTDQPFALMSALMDEVRRRHLLVPRFSVLERLVRSARVRADQHTYGVLNPPLGGDLADQVDALLSPQGDEPVSRFAWLARPVGAPKPKHILTLLDKLVFVRTFPVQDNLRSFLPQSRLEHLAEEARRLSASHLADFEPRRRRATLMARLFDLSETLTDAVLDMHDRVMVSLLREGERAAAEIFGQQGPPLVKQFGTFKSVCAAVIAAREQGADPYQAIEAVVNWQQLVETVREKEVISTEQLDPLHHAMKGYAKVRSYAPRLLAAFTFQAEGKAVPVVEALNLLQEMYAANKRTLPEHVPIGFVRQKWAGQVFRDGEIDRRAYELCVLDELRLALRAGDVWVTGSRKYKDLDAYLLPQGTWQKRLSELSLDLPETFDAFWAATEPRLTEQLREVADLLARGELSSVSVQRGRLRIGKVTRAVPDEVEPLRRRLSARLPRVKITDLLLEVNAWTRFTGAFLNLHSGKEVDRHDHLLTAILADGLNLGLTKMAEAFPDPGMTARRLMYLADWFLRPDSYAAGFAELVNFQSKLPLASLWGDGTTSSSDGQRFPTGGRGKTFGHLNAKYGREPGILFYTHVSDQYAPFHTKVITANVRDALHVLDGLLYHLSELKIEEHYTDTAGYTEQVFALCHLLGFRFAPRIRDLGETRLYTPEVGSAYGLLEPLVAQRLNLRLIREHWDELRRLTASIKAGTVTASLMLSKLASYPRQNGLALALRELGRVQRTLFTLEWLRDPELRRRVLAGLNKGEALHALKRAVAFHRSGEIRDQSFEAQSNRASGLNLVTTAIAVWNTVYLERAVEALRGEGMDVPDELLAHVSPLGWEHIGLTGDYVWHPEGVPAKGAYRALRE from the coding sequence ATGACGGCCCACCCTTCTCCTCTGTTCACGGCGGCTCAGCGCGGCCAGTTCACCCGTTTCCCGCAGACGGATGAACGTATTCTCTCCCGGTACTACCTGCTCGACGCCGCCGATCTGCGGCTCGTGCGAGAGCGGCGGCGAGATTTCAACGAGCTGGGCTTCGCTGTGCAGCTCACTGTGCTGCGGCACCTGGGGCGCGCCCTGCGCCCCGGTGAGACACCGCCCGGGGAAGTGCTTGCGTTCCTCGCTGAGCAACTGCGGGTAGACCCGGCCTGTTACACCCAGTACGCGGCCCGCGACCCCACCAGGCGCGAGCACTTCGCGGCCCTGTGCCAGCGGCTAGGATATCGCGAGCTCTCCAGGCACCAGGGTGCGGAGCTGCGCGACTGGCTGGTGACGGTCGCCGTCGTCACTGACCAGCCCTTCGCCCTGATGAGTGCCTTGATGGACGAGGTGCGGCGGCGGCACCTCTTGGTGCCGCGTTTCAGCGTCCTCGAACGCTTGGTTCGTTCCGCCCGTGTCCGCGCCGATCAGCACACCTACGGCGTGCTCAATCCGCCCTTGGGGGGCGACCTCGCCGACCAGGTGGACGCCCTGTTGTCGCCCCAGGGCGATGAACCAGTCTCGCGCTTCGCGTGGCTGGCGCGGCCTGTGGGCGCACCCAAGCCCAAACACATCCTGACCCTGCTGGACAAGCTGGTCTTCGTGCGGACCTTCCCCGTGCAGGACAACCTGCGCTCTTTCCTGCCGCAGAGCCGCCTGGAGCATCTGGCGGAGGAAGCCCGGCGGCTGAGTGCTTCGCATCTCGCGGACTTTGAACCCCGGCGGCGCCGGGCCACGCTGATGGCCCGGCTGTTCGATCTCTCCGAGACCTTGACCGATGCCGTCCTCGATATGCACGACCGCGTGATGGTGTCGCTGCTGCGGGAAGGCGAGCGGGCCGCGGCGGAGATCTTCGGGCAGCAGGGACCACCGCTCGTCAAGCAGTTCGGCACCTTCAAGTCGGTGTGCGCGGCGGTGATCGCCGCGCGGGAGCAGGGGGCCGACCCCTATCAGGCCATTGAGGCGGTCGTGAACTGGCAACAGCTCGTGGAGACGGTGCGGGAGAAGGAGGTGATAAGTACCGAACAACTCGACCCCTTGCACCATGCCATGAAGGGCTATGCGAAGGTGCGAAGCTATGCCCCCCGGCTGCTGGCAGCCTTCACCTTCCAAGCGGAGGGCAAGGCGGTGCCCGTGGTCGAGGCGCTGAACCTCCTCCAAGAGATGTACGCGGCGAACAAGCGCACCTTACCTGAACACGTCCCCATCGGCTTTGTCCGGCAGAAGTGGGCCGGGCAGGTGTTCCGGGACGGGGAAATAGACCGCCGGGCCTATGAGCTGTGCGTGCTGGACGAGTTGCGGCTCGCGCTGCGAGCCGGAGACGTGTGGGTCACCGGGAGCCGGAAGTACAAGGACCTCGACGCCTACCTCCTGCCACAGGGCACCTGGCAGAAACGCCTCTCCGAGCTGTCCCTGGACCTGCCGGAGACGTTTGACGCCTTCTGGGCGGCCACGGAACCCAGGCTCACAGAGCAATTGCGTGAGGTGGCAGACCTGCTCGCCAGGGGCGAGCTGTCTTCCGTGTCAGTCCAACGCGGCAGGCTCAGGATCGGGAAGGTCACGCGGGCTGTACCCGACGAGGTGGAGCCTCTGAGGCGCAGGCTGAGCGCGCGACTCCCACGCGTGAAGATCACCGACCTGCTGCTAGAGGTCAACGCCTGGACCCGCTTCACGGGGGCCTTCCTGAATCTGCACAGTGGGAAGGAGGTGGACCGTCATGACCACCTGCTGACTGCCATCCTGGCGGACGGCCTAAATCTGGGATTGACCAAGATGGCGGAGGCCTTCCCGGACCCCGGCATGACTGCACGCCGCTTGATGTACCTCGCGGACTGGTTCCTCCGCCCTGACTCCTACGCGGCGGGTTTCGCCGAGCTGGTGAACTTCCAGTCCAAGCTGCCCCTAGCCTCTCTATGGGGAGACGGCACGACGAGCAGTTCCGACGGGCAACGCTTCCCGACAGGTGGGCGCGGGAAGACCTTCGGACACCTGAATGCGAAGTATGGCCGGGAACCGGGCATCCTGTTCTACACCCATGTCAGCGACCAGTACGCGCCCTTCCACACCAAGGTCATTACCGCCAATGTGCGTGACGCGCTGCATGTGCTTGACGGGCTGCTTTACCACCTGTCAGAGCTGAAGATCGAAGAGCACTACACCGACACGGCGGGGTACACCGAGCAGGTCTTCGCTCTCTGCCACCTTCTGGGCTTCCGCTTTGCGCCCAGAATTCGGGACCTGGGGGAGACCCGGCTGTACACGCCCGAGGTCGGCTCGGCCTATGGTCTGCTGGAGCCTCTGGTGGCCCAGCGGCTCAACCTACGCCTGATCCGCGAGCACTGGGACGAGTTGCGGCGGCTCACCGCCTCAATCAAGGCAGGCACGGTGACGGCTTCGTTGATGCTCTCCAAGCTCGCCTCGTATCCGCGCCAGAATGGCCTGGCGCTGGCCCTGCGCGAGCTGGGCCGCGTCCAGCGTACGCTCTTCACGCTGGAGTGGCTGCGTGACCCGGAGTTGCGCCGCCGGGTGCTGGCAGGACTGAACAAAGGGGAGGCGCTGCACGCCCTCAAACGGGCGGTGGCCTTCCACCGCAGCGGGGAGATTCGGGATCAGTCATTCGAGGCGCAGAGCAACCGCGCCAGCGGCCTGAATCTCGTGACGACGGCTATCGCGGTCTGGAACACGGTGTATTTGGAGCGCGCGGTGGAGGCCCTGCGCGGCGAGGGCATGGACGTGCCCGACGAGCTGCTGGCGCACGTATCGCCTTTGGGGTGGGAGCACATTGGGCTGACCGGCGACTACGTATGGCACCCCGAAGGGGTGCCCGCTAAAGGAGCCTATCGAGCGTTACGCGAGTAA
- a CDS encoding S41 family peptidase, which translates to MKKAALVLALALIPSVQAAPAPAATAQDLFDEVIYQLASFYSGPSDVRAGDLRRKYLPEVQKLCDGKPECAAEQAYGLIEQMLGDLKDAHTNFYTPSQLEEVGKLLLGEQGQRRTFGAVTEALGTGGRVVLEVLPGSAAERTGWKAGDVLRRVNGVALDGQAGQAALGRASARGTPARFEGTRQGKTMNTALTAAPLQVTPVSLSLRADGLAVLRLRHFNTPGVGQQVHDALRKVQAAGTKGVILDLRWNSGGRVEEFLLSAGAFTDPAPLFLKTRVDTAKIGYGAGRYLVNGKAQEQPRIKTPARYTGPLVVLVDEGTASSAEFLTRTLLGRPSTQVIGETTAGVGDTATRFVPLTDGSGLQLTFARMLDAREQPLGTRITPQVGASVDLAGLTRTGRDSVVEQAATLLSR; encoded by the coding sequence GTGAAGAAGGCAGCCCTGGTCCTGGCCCTCGCGCTGATCCCCAGCGTGCAGGCCGCTCCCGCCCCTGCCGCCACCGCCCAGGACCTGTTCGACGAGGTGATCTACCAACTCGCTTCCTTTTACAGCGGGCCGTCTGATGTGCGGGCGGGCGACCTGCGCCGCAAGTACCTGCCCGAGGTGCAGAAGCTCTGCGACGGCAAGCCCGAGTGTGCGGCGGAGCAAGCTTATGGGCTGATTGAGCAGATGCTGGGCGACCTGAAGGACGCGCACACCAACTTCTACACGCCGTCCCAGTTGGAGGAGGTGGGCAAGCTGCTGCTGGGCGAACAGGGGCAGCGCCGGACCTTCGGGGCCGTCACGGAGGCCCTGGGTACGGGTGGGCGCGTGGTGCTGGAGGTGCTGCCCGGGTCCGCCGCCGAGCGGACCGGGTGGAAGGCCGGGGACGTGCTGCGGCGGGTGAACGGCGTGGCGCTGGACGGTCAGGCCGGACAGGCCGCCCTGGGCCGGGCGTCGGCCCGGGGCACACCCGCCCGCTTCGAGGGGACGCGGCAGGGGAAGACGATGAACACGGCGCTCACGGCGGCTCCCCTCCAGGTTACACCGGTCAGCCTGAGCCTGCGGGCTGATGGTCTGGCGGTGCTGCGTCTGAGGCATTTCAACACGCCGGGCGTGGGGCAGCAGGTCCACGATGCCCTGCGGAAAGTGCAGGCGGCGGGAACCAAGGGGGTCATCCTGGACCTGCGCTGGAACAGTGGTGGACGCGTCGAGGAGTTCCTGCTGAGCGCCGGGGCGTTCACCGACCCCGCGCCGCTGTTCCTGAAGACCCGCGTCGATACGGCGAAGATCGGATACGGCGCGGGCCGGTATCTGGTGAACGGCAAGGCGCAGGAACAGCCCAGGATCAAGACTCCGGCCCGGTACACGGGACCGCTGGTGGTGCTGGTGGACGAAGGCACGGCCAGTTCCGCCGAGTTCCTCACCCGGACCCTGCTGGGACGCCCCTCGACCCAGGTGATCGGGGAGACCACCGCCGGAGTGGGCGACACCGCGACCCGCTTCGTGCCTCTGACTGATGGCTCGGGGTTGCAACTGACCTTCGCCCGGATGCTGGACGCCCGCGAGCAGCCGCTGGGGACCCGCATCACGCCGCAGGTGGGGGCCAGCGTGGACCTGGCCGGACTCACCCGCACTGGCCGGGACAGCGTGGTGGAGCAGGCCGCCACGCTGCTGAGCAGATAG
- a CDS encoding outer membrane beta-barrel protein, which produces MFKNNLWRAGLLASLVFLSVAGAQTLQPIDPLQRPRTGAGSASFSISAGYAPDLRQTPEGLTSSVSGGLGLSASYNVTERFAVTASTGIGGARTRTLNGEMVAAASDVNWNGLDVGAQYTFGGRYAPAVGLDVSLPLAGGGWAVTGSTSASLLRDPVILDGTLAATWRSEGAPSLSAGLGVGFVVNEAVTLRADAIQSLTFGTLTVPSTTLGLGGAYKLDEQNSLQARTTLNVTGGRTTTGLSVTYLYRP; this is translated from the coding sequence ATGTTCAAGAACAACCTCTGGCGGGCGGGGCTGCTGGCCTCGCTCGTTTTTCTCAGCGTTGCTGGAGCGCAGACCCTTCAGCCCATCGACCCCCTCCAGCGGCCCCGGACGGGCGCGGGCAGCGCCAGTTTCAGCATCAGTGCCGGATACGCCCCCGACCTCCGGCAGACACCGGAGGGCCTGACTTCCAGCGTCTCGGGCGGGCTGGGCCTCAGCGCCAGCTACAACGTGACAGAACGCTTCGCGGTGACGGCCTCCACCGGTATCGGGGGAGCCAGAACCCGGACCTTGAATGGGGAGATGGTGGCTGCGGCGTCCGACGTGAACTGGAACGGCCTGGATGTAGGGGCGCAGTACACCTTCGGCGGGCGGTATGCCCCAGCGGTGGGCCTGGACGTGTCCCTGCCTCTGGCGGGGGGCGGCTGGGCTGTCACGGGCAGCACGTCCGCCTCGCTGCTGCGTGACCCGGTGATTCTGGACGGCACGCTGGCCGCAACCTGGCGTAGCGAGGGGGCGCCGTCCCTCAGCGCTGGGCTGGGCGTCGGCTTCGTGGTGAACGAGGCCGTGACGCTGCGGGCGGATGCCATTCAGAGTCTGACCTTTGGCACCCTGACCGTTCCCTCAACCACGCTGGGACTGGGCGGGGCGTACAAGCTCGACGAGCAGAACAGCCTTCAAGCCCGCACGACCCTGAACGTCACCGGGGGCCGCACGACCACCGGCCTGAGCGTGACCTACCTGTACCGCCCTTGA